AAAGTTactgttgaagaaaatttgaatattcggCATATGTTTGAGGCACCATCCTCACCGAACAAGGTTATGAGTCTTCCCTGGATTCCTCGTCCTGGTGGGTAGAGTAAACGATCCGCCATAGCATATTCTTGTCTATGCCAAGATGCCACCAGCACGAGAAACTCCAATTGACGGGAAGATACAACACTTGTTCGTGCCActtgaaaatcaaacaaattacgTTACCTGCCGCCAGCAGTAATCCGGAACATCACTTAAAAATAATCTTAATTTCAGCTCGCGCTCTCTAACGCCGTAACGGGATATTCCGATAGAGCTGCGCGCGTAGTTCTTTCGCGTTGTCGAAGACCCGCAGCAGTCGAAGAAGATGTATTTTGGAGTAATGATCTGGTGTACTTGGGTCGCTTGCTGTTCAATCGATTACGCCACGTGGTCGTCTGGATTCTTTCAAGGCAGGTAATCATTTCAACTGGCACAAACAAATCGTTGCGGAACGTTTCAATCGAAAGCGCTCGAGTGCATGTATTATTATGCGTTTTCATCAATATTTGACTGGCTCGATCGATTGAAACGTTCACGTCATGCAAAATAAGGCACATAACTGCGGCTGAAATAGTTTAAGGCAAAAGTCACATTATCATCATTCAGCTATGGATTTCGCACACATATTATCTCCGCAACGGTCGTTACTGGAATATGTAAAGGCACTATAAACCTAGATGAAATCGGAATGATTGTTTCGGGTGTGGattcaaaacataaataaaggtTGGCGATTTCGTTTGTGTGAagatgtttctgttttctttttgctaaTGCTATGTAGCCTCTCTTTGaggtatgcaaatttaattcgaaaatcgtacttaaaatttatgttttctacAAAACTTTCCATTTAACACGTGTCTAAGGAATTTAcacattaaatattcatttttaaatGTGGGATTGGTTGATTTCTCAATCATTCTTTTCAGTTAATTGTTCGATAGACACTTGCATACCCGTAGGATAAACTGTGTGATAAAACTCTATTCACACACCTTTTCTACGGAcgagaaaaatggcaacgcTTCGAAACGTTACAACCCATAAGTTACAGGTCTATGCTGTGTGGATGTATATTTTTACAAAGATTGGACATGTGGGCTTACCTTTGCTTCGTCGAGCCGACCAAGAGCTTTCAGTAGATTGCCCAAATCACTTCTAACGCAATACAGATCCTGAAGAATgtgggaaaaggaaataataGTTGTTCATAATCAGCTTCCTAGAGAAggtcgcaaaaaaaacctaccGGATTGTATTGCAAAGCGGTAACGTACGCTTGAACCGCCTGTTCCATGTCACGGGCTGCAACCAGTGCGGCGGCCAGGTTGATGTACCCGTCGATGAAATCGGGCTTCAGTCGCACCGCATGACGGTAATTTTCTAGAGCTTCCTGCAGTTGTCCGCGTTCCTTATAAACATTTCCCAAATTGCTGCGAGGGAGAAAGCATTTTGAGTAACGTACAACTCAGACAGAATCTCCCGAAGCTGTTGTATTGACAGGCAAACCCTTCCCTTCACCGACAATATATTTTTCTCCAAATGTTTGTTATCTTTTTCTTACCTGTACGCCTCGGCAAGCAATGGGTTTTGCTTGATCGCCAGGGTAGAAAACTGAGCCGATTTGTCCAATCGACGGCATTGGAAGTGAATTGATGATAGCAGCAAAAGTACGCCAGTGTTGTTGCTCTCTTGCCGCCACAGCTGCATGCAATGCCTTTCAGCGTTTTCATAATCCACTGCTTGGTACTCTCGATGTGCAAGCTCCAGTAAGCCTACAAATTGAATGAgttaaatgtttaaataaaGTTACTCACGATAAATacattaacaaacaaaagtatATCGGGAAATATGCGGACAAGTAAAAACAGTTGggtaaaaaagaaatcaaattcAACAAAGCAATTCCCCTCACATTGAGGTTCAACGTGGCGGAAAAGAACAAAGAGAAGAAGAATGGCCAAGAAAATGAGAAAGAGTGTTTCGAGCATTTGAAGAAACCAAGGGGCCAAACCGCAGCCACCACTGTTGTGTGACGCTATCGCTGAGCTTCGGTCACGTTGCAACGAGACAACTCTTGCTGCAACGCATCACATCTTGCCATGAAATGAGTAAACTAAtgcgaaagagagcgcgcgcgcccggaaaGCGCGTGACCACGGCCACtgggtggaaaatcaataTGCGCGTTGTTGTATGACGTTCTTCTGCCCTTGAGCGGggtaaattttaaaattacatGATATCTATTTTCGGCtcaaaaaggacacttttgTCCTTTAGAAAGCACTTTGAGCACGCAGGTATCGATTTGTTACCGCATTTTATCGTTATTTCAACGTAGACCACTAATATCTAATGGGACGCGAATGGTAGGTACGGAGCAAAGACTATGAGGAGCAAAAAAGGTTGTGGATATTTCGAGGGCCGTGTATTAGATATGCTGGAAAACATCTTCTCGACAGGCGCCACCGACTCGGGGCTTCGTAGTGCTACAAATCTATTGGGAGGGTACCTTTGGTTCCACTCACTTCATTATGCCGTGCTAGAGACTTACCTGCGGAAGACAGCTGATTCGTTGGGTCCATCTTCACGGAAAtattctgttgttgttgctgggcaGCCACGGCGCCCTGTGGGGAACCACCTTGAACTTGCTGCGTAACCGGAACTTGTCCTTGCATTTTTATCGCCTCTACTTTCCGCCGTTTTCGCGTAAGCTCACTGTCGACGGCCGTTGGAATCTGTCACGGTGCATGGAACACGGGAAAGCGTCCGTCCCAAAGTGGGccgaattgaaaaatattctgATTAGAAGTGAGGATTACATAAACACTGCTCCCTACGGAATAACACCTTCTCACTGCTTTACGTCGGAAGCGTGCGCCTGGATTGAACGAATATAACTACGACGCCACGAGGCGTTGCACCAACCAACTGTACTTGCGATACGTTTACGCCATCTTTTTCCGAATCATTGTCATTCGAGTGAAGGGTGGTTTTCGCTCGCTCAGCTGCCACTAagatgttttgtttcacattCCACATCAACATCTCTCACTCACGCGACCTAACTTCCTTTATTAGcgcatacacacatacacacctcTTTAACCTCTCACTGAGTGCCCTTTTCGATGTGCGCTGatggcgaaaaacaaaaaaaactgcctTTCCATCGCAGATGGCGGCCATTTAATTGGCTTATCGTTTTGTTGGCATAATATTCTAGAACATTTAGAAATGTACTTATTTTGCCCCAAGTCTGATTTTCTATATTTAACTAGGTTACGAATGTACCATGGGTTTGTGCTTAAAAATGATCATTTCAATGTAAATGCAACTATGCTCTATCTTCCGATTCGTACGCTTCAAACCATCAAAACGGCCTCGTTTATTGAAGTGAAATTATTCCACGAATGCAACGCAGTTCGAACAAACTGCCGACACTTACCGTTTGCAAATTGTCCTCCTGATCCAAGTCAccctcgttgttgttggtgattaTGTAGTAAACCTGATATGATTGCAATTTTCCTACACCGTTTTCGACATTGTCTACAGAGGACATGGTTCCTCACAGAAAATGCGTGCGATGAATGCTGTGATGGGTAATTGCTCTTTCACATTAAACCATAAGAAGGCCACGGACAGGGTGAGACCCTCTGTTACCAAATTGTAGCTGATTTGTCTTGTGTGGCTTCCTTCTTCACTCGCTAAAACAACTAGCTCTATTGTAATCAAGACACGACAGCACCTGGTTAGTTTTCACAAGAAACCTGCGCAGTTTGACTAATAAGAGCTTGGTTATTGGCTTTTCTAACACTTCAACTTTCAATCGATCACAAAATCGTAATGACTCGTTTGCAGTTGCTCTGCTCGGACTGCTCGGAAAAACACTTGATGCTTCGATGCCTGACTCGATGCTGATTCGTGGCCCCGAGCTCTGACAGCCACTCACTGACAATCCGTTGCCATGTTTGGATGGATTTATATAGATGGCGCTGGTGCGTGATCGcaataaatacaaaatatgcTGCGTTGCAAACATTTCCAACATGCCACTACATTTTAATATCCTATTGCTAATGGATCTGTGATCTTAAGCAGAACGAATTGCTTgagaaatgaaattgaaacggGATCTCACATGAGCCGCAGAATCACGTTCTTATCGTTTCATGTGCAACAGCACCCAGCTGCTTGCTTGAAAAGAGTACAGTGCCAGTAACTTTCTTGGCTATTTAGTCCAGGTCCAGAAAACAGTCGTGGCCTAGCCGGTGTTTGCGAACCTCAACATTCCCGTATTCCGTGTCGAGCATTTTGCATGATCGGATCGCTTCTTGCATTTTTCTCATTATTTTCTTCTGCGATGGCTGCCAACAAGGAACGTACCTTCATCATGGTTAAACCGGACGGTGTCCAGCGAGGACTCGTCGGGAAAATCATCGAGCGTTTCGAGGCCAAGGGCTTCAAGCTGGTGGCGCTGAAGTTTGTGTTCGTAAGTGTCCTATTTTCATCCAACCACTGTCTTCTTTCTGCCAGGTGTCATAACCTCCAAATTTGCGGAAGAAAAACGTGGTCGCAACAAGCCGGGTATAAATGGATTTGATAAGCAgctttcctgttttttttgcagccaTCGAAGGATCTGCTCGAAAAGCACTACGCCGATCTGTCCTCTCGCCCATTCTTCCCCGGACTCGTCTCGTACATGAGCTCCGGCCCGGTGGTGCCGATGGTTTGGGAAGGACTGAACGCCGTCAAGACTGGTCGCAAAATGCTGGGGGCCACCAACCCGGCCGATTCCGAGCCCGGAACCATCCGTGGTGACCTGTGTGTGCAGGTTGGCCGCAACATCATTCACGGTTCGGACGCCGTTGAGTCGGCGAACAAGGAAATTGCCCTTTGGTTCAAGGACGAGGAACTGGTTTCCTGGACTCCGGCCACCGAAGGATGGGTGTACGAATAAGCACCCGTGACGCGGCGGCTTCCGCTGCGGAGTGAATTCCTTATGTTTTAAGTGCAACTCAACTGCTTTTAAGTGCTTatcgaaaagagaaaatacaTGATTAAATGCAAGACACATAAACGTACATATAGTTCCACAGTTACAGTTTGACCTTGAGAAACCCTCTTCTCATTACGAAGTAAGCATTAAGCATGATAAGCAAGCAACGTGATTAGCGGTTCACGCGAGAACAATTCAGAGAGCATGGTGTGGATGATTAATCATGTTGAGTTACGACGGTGCATTcgttttttatgttgattgaaatgttagaGATAAGGATGCTCTTAAACTGAAGTCCTTTGTTTCGATAATTGGCGGCTGGCTGGTTTACCAAACAAACCGGCAAGGCAAGCCAATTAAAGATGGATCACGGTTTCGTGCGGTACTCTAACTTTCTTCCCCCACAAGCAATTAAGCTCGAAGCACTTTGATCACGCAACATCTCTCGATAAGGTACGCGATGCAAAGCTGGCAATGTAAGCCTTCTGATAATTATTAAGGAATACAAGATGAGTTTTTACTTATGattcttttgctgctgcttctgcttaAAGGGAGAATGACGCTCAAATTTACAATGCTGGCAGCCAGAACCAGCgtgaacttattgaacaaaattcaaaactattaAACAAAGTTAGAATACCCATAGTAAGATTATTAAACAAAGATCTTCATTAATTGGATTGGGACCTACATTTTCTCTATTTTCGCTACCTTCCCAACGTTCACCTATTGCTTTTACGCAAAATCGACCAACGCTGTGAACTGTCAAGTGTGTTTCATCGATTCAGATTTCGTTTTGATGAATCACTGGCTTACTCTGTGTGTTTCTAAACAGTTCGTCGATGAGTGCGTTTTTTGGCTGAGCCCAAgctatgtttgttttcatcacAGACCACTAGCCTCTGCTACACGAAGTGTTTTTTTCCCGCTTGGAAGTGTGAAAATCAAGGGACAATCGTTTGTTGGAGCGCACAAAAGAGCGATACGCATCCTCTCGTCATCAACTCACGCCAAAGGTGAGTCCTTCGAGTATGTGTGGCTTTTGCTGATGAAATATCTAACGCAACAGTGATTCATTCGTGTCCAATCGTGTATGTGCCTAAACGCAGGACTGTCCATCAAAGTGCGCGCAACCAGTTTTCGAGGGTTGGCTTCGGTGAAACTCATGTTCTTACGTAAGTTTTTTGAGCCAGCGTCGCGTACTGCGTTGTTTCACGAGAACACGATCGTGCAGAAAGTAAACATTGGATACTGTGACGAAGCACAGTGCGCACAAcgggaggaaaaaaataaacagaagGTCTTCCTGTTTGACGTCACGTAACGTGACATTTGGCTTTAGAGACGGAATGAAAGacgcaaaagaaaatgtagATTTCCAATTTCAGCTATCCTTGCAATTCTGATTGCCAAATACGATATGATATTGGTGCGTTGATaccttttaattaattcatgctTCAATTGACAACCGTTTCTGtacaaatttatttaaaaaagacaTAACTGTTTCGCTGCAGGTTTCCATACAAGGAAATCTTGGCTACTTCCTGATCCGCGGAAGTGATTTCCGTATTCGAGCGGACTCAAAGGTCTGACTGGTATTCTATGTGCGTGGCTTTGTTCTACTTTCTATCCAATTTCACGCGAAGGTTTTCCTTTATAACTTTGGTATCCTTTGGCATTTTAGTACGCAAAAACTGGTTGCATTAAGGCCTCCAAACACATTGACACAGTGTTGCCATTATCGCTACGACTGTTATCAGTTTCTCAAGTTCGTCGACGCAACGGTGGCTTGCTCTGATAGTTGTGTGATTTGAATAGCTATTTGTTTGAAGTATTTTATGATTAACGTCCTTCACTTGCAGACCGGTCCGGTGTGTGGCTGTCTCTGAGAACACTGCTACTGGCGTGGATTATGtgagttgtttttcttttaattggCAAATCGGTATAGTCAAACGGTAAACATCACGATTGTTCTATCTTTCTAGCCCGCCGCGAACAACGAACAGAGATGGGCTCACTGCTAGATGAGCAGCTCGCGTTGGAGGAAACGTTGAAAACGTTTGAACAGTTACATGCCGGAGGTTTATCTTCCTGCGCCAGCACAGCTAGACAGACAGCCGAGAAAAATCCGTTTCACACAGAGCTGGACTGTGCGAGCCAAAGCCGCCAGCAAGATCACCAGCTAATGAGGAAGATTTTTGGAAATCGCTGTGAATGTGGGGCCGAACGGTCTGTATCCATACCCGGGGGGACCAGCATCACAGGGGGAATAGTATCGCCATCGGCAGTCTCTACCAGTGCTATGAGCGCTAGTAAAGCCACGGTGACCCACAGACACAGCAGTGCGTTACATCTTGAGCATGGCATCCGCAATCAGCGAACCTTCAAGCACAAACATCGCACCGAAAGAAAGGCTATCGTGCGTGACGCCGTTCTGCGCAACATTGGCCATTGCGTGCACAAGTGCTTGCGAAGACAGAGCGATGGCAAAACGGCACAACTAGGACAGCGCTACAGTGGAGTTGGAGAAGGcacgacggccaccggtggaccaCTGAAAGCGTCGCGGTCCGAGACGAACCTCGCCGCCGCCTGCTTCGCCGCTGAGGCTAGCGATGATCTGCTCGATTTCAGGTTACTGATTGCGCAGTGCAGTGACCTTTCGCTTGACTCAGTGTCGCAGGTCTCCGAGATGCCGAATTACACCCACACCAGCTTCCGGGCGCTTCGGCCCATGGATCTGACTTGGCAACAGTTGAGCCGAACCTCAGCCCATGCAAGGCGCAATCGAAAGCGGCAGCTCAAGAAGTGCAACAGTACCTCGTCGCTGGACAGTGATGGTGCGGAAGTGAGCTTCAAGAGCGGCTCCGATGGAGCTGAATTACTCAGTACAACGGACAGTGATGGTCTGTCAGTGGTGCCATTAGGAATGACTCCCGCACAGTACCCTAGCGGGTCCAGTAATAGTACCGCCAATACCGTCGTTTCCTCTGCCTCGTCGACTGCCTCAGCTTCCTGTTCGCAGCAGGCGCGCCTCAACATCATGCCGTGTGACGTGACCATCGACGAGATGGCGAGTTATTTTGAAACCCTGGTTTACATACCGAAAAAGATGTCCTCCATGGCCGAGATGATGTACATTTAAGTAGATCGGGTGTAGGAATCAACTGACGCCCGGTAGCCATTGTTGAGTcgaacatttgttttcgttgcggACCTTCTTAAAATTCCCTAGTGAATCTTTTTCGGCATCCAATGCTTCGGGCTTTCGGGCTAGCAAACTGGGGTTGTGAGTAACTCAATGGCGATTTCGAGTGTTCGGCATCAAACTGATCTTTAAGCCGCCGTCTCActagtgtatgtgtgtgcatgtgtgtccGTGATGCGTAGTAATGCGTTCGGCACTACTAGGCCCCAATCGTACCGTGTAATTTTCAGTAGGAACAAATCGTTAGCTAAACACGTAAATTGTACGCGCAAGAACGGCCTGTCCGAATGTAACCGAAATATGTTGTAACATTATTCTATTGGATCAGATAAAAATGCTGTGTGGTGTGAGCAAAAGATGTAGTCTCTCAGAAGTGGCCGTCGGACCGACGTGTTCTCAATGCTTTCTCTTCTTCGAGTGGCTTTCAGCACCGAGTGAGGTGAATGAAGGTTGGAAAAGGTATTGAAACCACACTATATCAGAGGATCGGTGAGGGGAATTTATTTCTTACATCGTTTATTATATCATGCAACGTAACGTTTATGCTTGATACTACTCTCAACTCGAAACAATGGCACGGTTCGGACCGAAAGTGATCTATAATCCGGAAAGTGGTAGATGAAATGTATTCACGTTCTTTTCTGTTCGTACTTTGTGTTTTAATCAATAAAGGAAAcattggttccgtttttttaaaataactaTCTTCAACAGCTCTTTATTATTGGTGTTCTATTTAGCGTTCGATAAATGGTCTCAAGTGCGTGCATCAGTTTTCCCTGAGGTCGCGCTTTTGTCATTGTTGACATCCGAG
The nucleotide sequence above comes from Anopheles bellator chromosome 1, idAnoBellAS_SP24_06.2, whole genome shotgun sequence. Encoded proteins:
- the LOC131211523 gene encoding nucleoside diphosphate kinase produces the protein MIGSLLAFFSLFSSAMAANKERTFIMVKPDGVQRGLVGKIIERFEAKGFKLVALKFVFPSKDLLEKHYADLSSRPFFPGLVSYMSSGPVVPMVWEGLNAVKTGRKMLGATNPADSEPGTIRGDLCVQVGRNIIHGSDAVESANKEIALWFKDEELVSWTPATEGWVYE
- the LOC131213482 gene encoding oxidative stress-responsive serine-rich protein 1, whose protein sequence is MGSLLDEQLALEETLKTFEQLHAGGLSSCASTARQTAEKNPFHTELDCASQSRQQDHQLMRKIFGNRCECGAERSVSIPGGTSITGGIVSPSAVSTSAMSASKATVTHRHSSALHLEHGIRNQRTFKHKHRTERKAIVRDAVLRNIGHCVHKCLRRQSDGKTAQLGQRYSGVGEGTTATGGPLKASRSETNLAAACFAAEASDDLLDFRLLIAQCSDLSLDSVSQVSEMPNYTHTSFRALRPMDLTWQQLSRTSAHARRNRKRQLKKCNSTSSLDSDGAEVSFKSGSDGAELLSTTDSDGLSVVPLGMTPAQYPSGSSNSTANTVVSSASSTASASCSQQARLNIMPCDVTIDEMASYFETLVYIPKKMSSMAEMMYI